A window of the Pungitius pungitius chromosome 3, fPunPun2.1, whole genome shotgun sequence genome harbors these coding sequences:
- the LOC119223237 gene encoding four and a half LIM domains protein 2-like isoform X2 — MAERYDCTECAESLYGQKYILREDDPFCVKCFEDLFSSNCEVCQKPISCTSKDLSYKERHWHCECFLCVKCERSLVDRPFATKDDVPMCIECYSNEYSSKCHACLKTIMPGTKKMEHRGNSWHENCFTCNRCQQPMGTRSFIQKEADHYCLPCYEKQFAKQCVHCKKPITTGGVNYRDQPWHKECFVCIGCRQQLAGQRFTSRDDFAYCLNCFCNLFAKKCAHCTTPISGLGGSKYISFEQRQWHNDCFNCKKCCVSLVGRGFLTCKDDILCPDCVKEL, encoded by the exons ATGGCCGAGCGCTACGACTGCACGGAGTGCGCGGAGTCTCTGTACGGACAGAAGTACATCCTGAGGGAGGACGACCCCTTCTGCGTGAAGTGCTTCGAGGACCTGTTCTCCAGCAACTGTGAAGTGTGCCAGAAGCCCATCAGCTGCACCAGCAAG gatcTGTCCTACAAGGAGCGCCACTGGCACTGCGAGTGCTTCCTCTGCGTCAAGTGCGAGCGATCGCTGGTGGATCGGCCCTTCGCCACCAAGGACGACGTGCCCATGTGCATCGAGTGCTACAGCAACGAGTACTCCTCCAAGTGCCATGCGTGCCTCAAGACCATCAtgccag gCACCAAAAAGATGGAGCATAGGGGCAACAGTTGGCATGAGAATTGTTTCACCTGCAACCGCTGCCAGCAGCCCATGGGCACCAGGAGCTTCATCCAGAAGGAGGCCGACCACTACTGCCTGCCCTGCTACGAGAAGCAGTTTGCCAAGCAGTGCGTCCACTGCAAGAAG CCCATCACCACCGGAGGAGTGAACTACCGGGACCAGCCGTGGCACAAGGAGTGCTTCGTTTGCATCGGCTGCAGGCAGCAGCTGGCCGGGCAGCGGTTCACCTCCCGGGACGACTTTGCCTACTGCCTCAACTGCTTCTGCAACCTGTTTGCCAAGAAATGCGCCCACTGCACCACCCCGATCAGTG GTCTCGGAGGCAGCAAGTACATCTCGTTTGAGCAGCGCCAGTGGCACAACGACTGCTTCAACTGCAAAAAGTGCTGCGTGTCCCTGGTGGGTCGAGGTTTCCTGACGTGCAAAGACGACATCCTCTGCCCCGACTGCGTCAAGGAGCTCTGA
- the LOC119223237 gene encoding four and a half LIM domains protein 2-like isoform X1 — MEDGAQETPPDSVWTPALPPTGQKTPRGAPATMAERYDCTECAESLYGQKYILREDDPFCVKCFEDLFSSNCEVCQKPISCTSKDLSYKERHWHCECFLCVKCERSLVDRPFATKDDVPMCIECYSNEYSSKCHACLKTIMPGTKKMEHRGNSWHENCFTCNRCQQPMGTRSFIQKEADHYCLPCYEKQFAKQCVHCKKPITTGGVNYRDQPWHKECFVCIGCRQQLAGQRFTSRDDFAYCLNCFCNLFAKKCAHCTTPISGLGGSKYISFEQRQWHNDCFNCKKCCVSLVGRGFLTCKDDILCPDCVKEL, encoded by the exons ATGGAGGACGGCGCTCAGGAGACACCTCCGGACTCTGTGTGGACGCCGGCTCTCCCTCCGACAG GACAGAAGACGCCGAGAGGAGCCCCCGCCACGATGGCCGAGCGCTACGACTGCACGGAGTGCGCGGAGTCTCTGTACGGACAGAAGTACATCCTGAGGGAGGACGACCCCTTCTGCGTGAAGTGCTTCGAGGACCTGTTCTCCAGCAACTGTGAAGTGTGCCAGAAGCCCATCAGCTGCACCAGCAAG gatcTGTCCTACAAGGAGCGCCACTGGCACTGCGAGTGCTTCCTCTGCGTCAAGTGCGAGCGATCGCTGGTGGATCGGCCCTTCGCCACCAAGGACGACGTGCCCATGTGCATCGAGTGCTACAGCAACGAGTACTCCTCCAAGTGCCATGCGTGCCTCAAGACCATCAtgccag gCACCAAAAAGATGGAGCATAGGGGCAACAGTTGGCATGAGAATTGTTTCACCTGCAACCGCTGCCAGCAGCCCATGGGCACCAGGAGCTTCATCCAGAAGGAGGCCGACCACTACTGCCTGCCCTGCTACGAGAAGCAGTTTGCCAAGCAGTGCGTCCACTGCAAGAAG CCCATCACCACCGGAGGAGTGAACTACCGGGACCAGCCGTGGCACAAGGAGTGCTTCGTTTGCATCGGCTGCAGGCAGCAGCTGGCCGGGCAGCGGTTCACCTCCCGGGACGACTTTGCCTACTGCCTCAACTGCTTCTGCAACCTGTTTGCCAAGAAATGCGCCCACTGCACCACCCCGATCAGTG GTCTCGGAGGCAGCAAGTACATCTCGTTTGAGCAGCGCCAGTGGCACAACGACTGCTTCAACTGCAAAAAGTGCTGCGTGTCCCTGGTGGGTCGAGGTTTCCTGACGTGCAAAGACGACATCCTCTGCCCCGACTGCGTCAAGGAGCTCTGA
- the LOC119220861 gene encoding PI-PLC X domain-containing protein 1-like codes for MEDEGGNPDWMSRLPGELLDVPLWNLALPGSHDSMSFCLDVSSPVLRSESCVLRAIDRLFPCWTRTCVSLWATTQQSVLSDQCELGVRFLDLRIARKPAGGSTLFFAHGIYTLMTVKEALHELASWLDAHPKEIVIVSCSHFESLTDEDHVLLAEFIITLFGEKLCRSRDIPTLRSCWSRGQQVVVSYSNPPMVLLHPELWPEIPYRYADSPDPMKVIAYLEDQKHKGRPAGFYVSGLNLTEDALYVLLHPLQGMRRMTARALPPLLGWAGEQRPGREAGAVNVLCCDFVALSRFCSLVVGLNYKLLAAPDAGSSSRR; via the exons ATGGAAGACGAGGGGGGGAACCCGGACTGGATGTCCCGCCTGCCCGGGGAGCTGCTGGACGTCCCGCTGTGGAACCTGGCTCTACCCG GGAGCCACGACAGCATGTCCTTCTGCCTGGACGTCTCATCGCCCGTCCTGAGATCCGAGTCCTGCGTCCTCAGAGCGATCGACCGGCTGTTCCCCTGCTGGACTCGAACCTGCGTCTCCCTGTGGGCCACCACGCAG CAATCGGTcctcagtgatcagtgtgagcTTGGCGTTCGTTTCTTGGACCTGCGGATTGCCAGGAAGCCAGCTGGTGGCAGCACATTGTTCTTTGCCCACGGCATCTACACACTGATGACTgtgaag gaggCCCTGCACGAACTGGCTTCTTGGCTGGACGCTCATCCAAAAGAGATCGTCATCGTTTCCTGCTCGCATTTCGAATCGCTAACCGATGAAGATCACGTCCTCCTTGCAGAGTTCATCATCACTCTGTTCGGAGAGAAACTCTGCCGCTCACGG GACATTCCCACGCTGCGCTCCTGTTGGTCCAGAGGTCAGCAGGTCGTGGTTTCCTATAGCAACCCGCCGATGGTGCTCCTGCACCCGGAGCTATGGCCGGAAATACCTTACAG GTATGCAGACAGCCCAGATCCTATGAAGGTGATTGCCTACCTGGAGGACCAGAAGCACAAAGGAAGACCAG CCGGTTTCTACGTCAGCGGTCTGAACCTGACGGAGGACGCTCTCTACGTCCTCCTGCACCCGCTCCAGGGCATGAGGAGGATGACGGCGAGGGCGCTCCCGCCGCTGCTCGGCTGGGCCGGCGAGCAGCGGCCGGGCCGGGAGGCCGGCGCCGTCAACGTCCTCTGCTGCGACTTCGTGGCGCTGAGTCGCTTCTGCTCGCTCGTGGTCGGACTGAATTACAAACTGCTCGCCGCTCCGGACGCCGGGAGCAGCTCGCGCAGATGA